CAATACCTGTTCTCCGACTCGGTCAACGTGGCCCAACTGCTCGACCGGCCCGAGTATGCCGGAACACCAATCATCGCGCACCAAGACAGCTTCGGCATGGCCGTCGCGGCGCACATGCATCGGCCGGTGTGGCTGGCACGCGAGGGTCGGGTGGCCACTTATGTCACGTGGGGCTATTCCGACCCGAGCCTGCCCGTCGATATCAAGCCCCAGAGCGTCGGGAATATCGCGACGCTGCGGCTCACACGGTCCATGCTCCGAAATCACTGCCGGGTCGTGGTCATTACCTCTTCTGACGACCCGCTCCCGCCACTGCTCCGACCCAGGGCGTCCCTCATCTATGCGACCTCAGTCTTCGTCATCAGTGGCGAGCGCTACGAGATCTGGCAAGTCACGTCCCCGAACGGCCTGCCTTGCCCGGCCCCGACCATGGTGGGGCACGACCATGAACCCGTGCGGGATATTCCGCAGCATACTTTCAGCAATGTCTCGCCACTGCTCTAGTCTCGCGAACGACGGCGCGTCAACGCAATGAGTCTCGAGTCGAACCATGGTGCGCACTGACTTCGTCACCGCGTGAAGGATAAGCCGGAATTCTTGCTCGACGTGGTCGTCGCAACGCACAACCGTGCGCGGCTGTTGCCGCGCACACTCGAGAGCCTCGCAGCCCTCCGGGTTCCTCACGGCGTGCAGGTCCACCTGCTGGTCGTCGGCAATGCGTGCACGGACGAAACACCGGCTGTCGTGGGGCACTTCGCCGCCAGTGCTCCATTTCCGGTGTCCTACATTGTCGAGCCGACGGCGGGCAAGTCGTACGCGCTCAACCGTGGTATCGGCGCCGGCCGGGGCGAGTGGATCGCCTTCTTCGATGACGACGAGGTGGTGCTCCCGGACTGGATCGAGGTGTTCCAGCGTGAAGAGCGCGCTCTCGAGTTCGATTTCGTGGGCGGTCTCTACCTGCCCGAGTTCGAGACAGCGCCACCGTCCTGGCTTCCCCCTCGACACACAACGACGGTCATCGCGCGCCATCCCGAGGGAACTCCGCGACAGCGGCTCGACCAGGAGACGGCGCTCATGTGGGGCGGCAATTGTGCCATCCGCCGCGCGGCCCTTGAGCGTGTCGGCCCATTCGAAGTCGCCTGGGGACGCGGCGAAGGCATGAAGTCGCTCGGGTGTGAGGACATCGAGATGCAGCTGCGCCTGCTGCGCGCAGGATTCAACGGCTGGTTCATACCCGAACTTCGCATTCGCCACTGGGTTCCGGCCATTCGGCTCACGCACAAGTACTACCGGCAGCGGCGATTCTGGGGCGGGCACACGGCCCGTCGGTTCGAGGTCGCCCACGCGCAACATGCGCGCACCGAGGCGCAGCTCTTCGGCACGCCGCGATGGAAATGGCGCGCCGCCCTCGAGTCGTCGTTCGGATTCCCTGCGTGCGCTCGCCACGGGCTCAACAGCGGAGCGCTTCGACTATGAACTCGATGTTCGAGAGTTCCTCGGATACCTGCTGGCGCGCGCGCAGGAGCGGCGGACGTAGCGCAGCACGAACGGTGTCACACCCTTCACCCGCGCTCCGCGCGCCGAAGCGCCACTCGCCGCCGCACTTCCCGAACCGCCGCGGCATCCGGAGACCGGTTCGGGCTTCCCGCGAACGGGCGCTGTGGCGAGGCCACGGCCCGGCCCTCCGCGATCTCCCGCACGGTCTTCGCGATCAGCTGTCGACCGACACCGCGCAGCGTGTTCATCCAGTAGGTGTGCACGAAACGCATGGGATCACCCGGAGGCGCCAAGTCGAGTGCGACACGCGCCTCGTTGTAGATCGGCCCGTCATCGAGTCGCTCAGTGACCTTGTGCACCGAGACCCCGACCTCGTTCTCGCCATTCATCAGTTCCCAGAAGGCGGGAGGGCTGCCACGGAACTCCGGCAGCTTTCCACAGTGGAGGTTGACCGCGCCGAGGCGCGGAATGGAGAAGAGGTCCGGTTTCAGGATGTACGTCCCGTCCACGATCGCGAGATCAACCTGCAGCTGCCGAATCGCGGTGAGGCAGTCCTCTCCGTGGAGGTCGGCGAACCGCAGTTCCTGCACGCCCTGCGGTCGTAATCTCCTCGGCTGCTCAAGGGGAGGCTCTCCGAATGCCGCAAGGCGGGATACGAGCTTCGCCGACAGTTCGAGGAGCATGCCAGCGGTACCATATCGCTTGCGCAGACGACGGAGTCTGGCGGTTAGTGCCGGTGTACGTAGCGGCGCCGACACCACCGCCACGACGGAAATGCCCTCCATCCCCAGAAGTTCGGAGGCCGTCTCCCACCCCAGGTCACTGCAGGTGAGGACGATGACACGAAAACCCGCAGGCGGCACGGGCAGTGCACCATTAGTCATTGCCGACCAGCCCCGAGGTGCGCGCACAGAACTCCGAGAAGCGCATGTCTCCCGAGACGACGACGCGACGGACTTCGAATGGCGCATGCGTGCTGGACGCAAGGCCCTGCACGGTCGTAAGCGCGGCCGTGCAGCGCGCGGCACGCAACTCTTCGGCGCAGGCATCGGAAAAGTCACCGACGGCTCCGTTCGGATAAGCGAAGACCCGCGAGACACCCGCCCGATGATCACCGCTAAGTTCGGTGTCAACGCGCGCCACGGAATCCTGAATCTCCCGATGTCGTGCCTCGGCATCCACGCGGCCTACAATCTCATGATTGACGGTGTGCGCACCGAACGTGATGAGACCGGAGGTTTCCATGCGTCGAACGTCGTCCCATCCCATGAACGCGAAACTGTCGGCCGAATCGGCGACGGCGCTGCCGACCTGCTGGCGGATTCCGGAGATCGTAGCCGCTCGGTCAGCCGGCGACAGGCGCTTCGCGGCACGATTGACCGCCAGGGCAACCGGCCGGACGCGATCGGCGTCACCCAGTGTGACACGCCCAAGCCCCAGCGAGCGCAGGTCGACCGAGACCGGTCCGGCCTGCTCGAACAACAATTCCAATTCGGTCGTCCAAAGTCGCCTCGCCGTCCCGATGAAGCCGGTGGCGAGGAAGATCGTCGCCGGTGCCTGCCGGTCGGTCAGCACCGGGAACGCCTCTTCGAAATTGTTTCGGTAGCCGTCATCGAACGTGATGCTGGCCGTCGGCTCGGTCAACTTGCCCTCGTACAGCGCGGAGAGGGCCGCATCGATCGGAAGCAGGCAGTAGTTCGACGACAGGTACCGCACCTGCCGTTCGAACTCGCGCCGAGGGAGCAGGAGCCAATGTCGCCCCGCCCGCGAGCACGTCGACACACCATGATAGCAGACCACGAGGAGGCGATGGCGGTGAAGTCGGCGCGCGACTCCGCCCGCACCGCTCACGCGGACCGATGTACAGCAGGCGTCGCACCGCCCCCAGCCGACTCACGCA
The genomic region above belongs to Gemmatimonadaceae bacterium and contains:
- a CDS encoding glycosyltransferase family 2 protein, with the protein product MKDKPEFLLDVVVATHNRARLLPRTLESLAALRVPHGVQVHLLVVGNACTDETPAVVGHFAASAPFPVSYIVEPTAGKSYALNRGIGAGRGEWIAFFDDDEVVLPDWIEVFQREERALEFDFVGGLYLPEFETAPPSWLPPRHTTTVIARHPEGTPRQRLDQETALMWGGNCAIRRAALERVGPFEVAWGRGEGMKSLGCEDIEMQLRLLRAGFNGWFIPELRIRHWVPAIRLTHKYYRQRRFWGGHTARRFEVAHAQHARTEAQLFGTPRWKWRAALESSFGFPACARHGLNSGALRL
- a CDS encoding polysaccharide deacetylase family protein, with translation MVCYHGVSTCSRAGRHWLLLPRREFERQVRYLSSNYCLLPIDAALSALYEGKLTEPTASITFDDGYRNNFEEAFPVLTDRQAPATIFLATGFIGTARRLWTTELELLFEQAGPVSVDLRSLGLGRVTLGDADRVRPVALAVNRAAKRLSPADRAATISGIRQQVGSAVADSADSFAFMGWDDVRRMETSGLITFGAHTVNHEIVGRVDAEARHREIQDSVARVDTELSGDHRAGVSRVFAYPNGAVGDFSDACAEELRAARCTAALTTVQGLASSTHAPFEVRRVVVSGDMRFSEFCARTSGLVGND